One genomic window of Anoplopoma fimbria isolate UVic2021 breed Golden Eagle Sablefish unplaced genomic scaffold, Afim_UVic_2022 Un_contig_8875_pilon_pilon, whole genome shotgun sequence includes the following:
- the LOC129116656 gene encoding uncharacterized protein LOC129116656 produces MFTEQQEREIVNMVLANNAITLKQLQANIVNNHAIFNDIHQVSTSTLARILKKKHIQMKQIYRVPFERNSERVKRLRHDYAERVLRMDGEEIQHEFIYVDEAGFNLTRTRRRGRNIIGHRAIVNVPGQRGGNITLCAAITQNGVLHRHAHMGAYNTALILTFLDQLRNITAANQINHMQYIVVWDNVSFHRSALVQNWFQQHPHFTVLYLPPYSPFLNPIEEFFSAWRWKVYDLRLQAEVPLIQAMEEACDQMEVAAMQGWIRHSRRFFPRCLANDNIACDVDEILWPDPARRRDNV; encoded by the exons ATGTTCACAGAACAGCAAGAGAGGGAGATAGTAAACATGGTTTTGGCCAACAATGCTATAACACTCAAGCAGCTCCAAGCTAACATTGTCAATAACCACGCCATTTTCAATGATATCCATCAGGTCTCAACATCAACACTGGCACGCAtcctaaaaaagaaacatattcaaATGAAGCAAATTTATCGAGTGCCTTTCGAGCGCAATTCCGAAAGGGTAAAACGACTGCGGCATGATTATGCAGAG AGAGTTTTACGAATGGATGGAGAGGAGATCCAGCATGAGTTCATTTACGTAGATGAGGCTGGGTTCAACCTGACGAGAACACGAAGGAGGGGAAGAAACATCATTGGCCACAGGGCTATAGTCAATGTCCCAGGGCAACGTGGGGGTAATATAACACTCTGTGCAGCCATTACACAGAATGGGGTCCTCCACCGCCATGCCCATATGGGCGCTTACAACACAGCACTCATACTTACATTCTTGGACCAATTGCGCAACATAACAGCagcaaatcaaataaatcatatGCAATACATTGTTGTCTGGGACAATGTGTCTTTCCATCGCTCTGCTCTGGTTCAGAACTGGTTTCAGCAACATCCACATTTCACCGTCTTATATCTTCCACCATACTCTCCATTCCTCAACCCTATAGAAGAGTTTTTCTCGGCATGGCGGTGGAAGGTATATGATCTCCGTCTCCAGGCTGAGGTACCCCTCATCCAAGCCATGGAGGAGGCCTGTGACCAGATGGAGGTAGCAGCAATGCAAGGATGGATTCGTCATTCAAGACGTTTCTTTCCAAGGTGTCTTGCTAATGACAACATTGCCTGCGATGTTGATGAAATTCTCTGGCCAGATCCAGCTAGGCGAAGAGACAATGtctag